The following nucleotide sequence is from Lysobacterales bacterium.
TCGGCCTATGAAACAGGTCGCCGTTCTGGGCGCGACCGGCTCGATCGGCGCGAGCACGCTCGATGTCATTGCCCGCCACCCGGCACGGTTCCGCGCTGCCGCCTTGAGCGCACACCGGGACTGCGCGGCACTGGCCGAACTCTGCGCGCGCTTCGCGCCCGACGTGGCGGTGATTGCCGATGCGTCCTTGCAGGACGAACTGGCCGCAGCCCTGCGCACGCGCGGGCTGCGCACCGAAGCGCTGGCCGGCGCCAACGCGCTGGATGCCATCGCCGCCGACGAGCGCTTCGATACCGTCGTCGCCGCGATCGTCGGCGCCGCCGGCCTGGCGTCGACCTTGGCCGCGGCGCGGGCCGGCAAGCGACTGCTGCTGGCGAACAAGGAATCGGTAGTGATGTCCGGCGAACTGCTGGTCGCGACCGCGGCCCGTCACGGTGCCAGCCTCATTCCGCTCGACAGCGAACACAACGCCATCTTCCAGTGCCTGCCGCACGACTATGCGCGCGATCCCGATGCGAACGGCATTGTCCGGCTCATCCTCACGGCCTCGGGTGGCCCGTTTCGCGGCTGGTCGCGCGAGCGGCTGCGCGAGGTCACGCCGGACCAGGCCTGCGCGCATCCGCGCTGGAAGATGGGCCGCAAGATTTCGGTCGACTCGGCGACACTGATGAACAAGGGTCTCGAAGTGATCGAGGCGCAGCGCCTGTTCGGCGTCGCGGCGGAACGCATCGAGGTGCTGGTGCACCCGCAAAGCATCGTGCATTCGCTGGTCGAATATGCCGACGGCTCCCAGATCGCGCAGCTCGGCTCGCCCGACATGCGCACGCCGATCGCGAACGCGCTGGCCTGGCCGGCACGCATCGACGCCGGCGTCACCCGGCTCGATCTTGCCGCGGCCGCCTCGCTCGAATTCGAAGCCCCGGACCTCGTCGCCTTTCCCTGCCTGGCGCAGGCTTTCGGCGCGTTGCGCGCCGGCGGTGCCGCCCCGATCGTGCTGAATGCGGCCAACGAGGTGGCGGTGGCCGCCTTTCTTGCCGGTCGCATCGGTTTCCTCGACATCGAGCGCGTGATCGACTCTGGACTGCAGCGATCTGTTAACGCATCGGTCGATACACTGGAGGCCATTGTCGCCATCGACCGCGACGCCCGCCGCGAAGCGGAGCGCGCCTTGCAAGGATGTTCTGCATGACCGGATTTATCGGGCCGCTGTTCTGGTACGTGATCACCATCGGCCTGCTGGTGACCTTCCACGAGTTCGGCCATTTCTGGGTAGCGAGACGCTGCGGCGTCAAGGTGCACCGCTTCTCGGTCGGATTCGGCAAGCCGCTGTGGACGCGCATCGGCCGCGACGGCACCGAGTACGTGCTCGCGGCGATTCCGCTGGGCGGGTATGTCTCGATGCTCGACGAACGTGCCGAGGACGTGGCCCCGGAACAGGCGCACGCCGCGCTGAACCGCAAGCCGGTGTGGCAGAAAATTGCCGTGGCCGCGGCCGGACCAGTGGCCAACGTCCTGTTCGCGCTGCTGGTCTACTGGGCCATGTTCATCGTCGGCAAGCCCGACTTTCAACCGATCCTTGGCCAGGTCAGCGGCCTCAGTGCCGAAGCCGGGCTGCGCCCCGGCATGCGCGTCACGGCCGTCGACGGCACCCCGGTCGATGCCTGGTCGGAAGTCGGCATGGCGCTGTTCGAAGGCGCCCTGTATCGCCGCGACGTCGTCGTCGCGGTGACCGCGGCCGGCGCGGAAGACAGCCTGCACACGATCCGCCTCAGCAGCATTGACAAGAGTGTGCCGGACGAGCAGTTGGGCAATCGGCTCGGCTTGCAACGCGTTCAGCCTGCGCTGGTGGGCCAGGTGATCGCCGGTGCCGCAGGCGCGGACGCCGGGTTGCGCAGTGGCGATCTCATTCTCAGCGTGGACGGCGAGTCCGTGAGCGATTTCGACGCCCTGCGCGACACCTTGCAGCGCCAGGCACAGGATGGCGAAGTCGTGCTGCTGGTCGAACGCGATGGCGAACGCCTGCGCCTGCTCGCCCGTCCCGATCCGATCGTCGAGGATGGCAAGCCGGCCTTCCGACTCGGCATCGGCGCCGGATTCCGGCATGACCACGTGCGCCGCTTCGGCCCTCTGGCCGCGATGCCGGCGGCCATGAGCGAAGCCTGGACCGTGACGACCAAATCCCTGCAGTTCCTGAAGGACATGCTGCTCGGTGCGCTGTCGACCAAGCACCTCTCGGGCCCGATCACCATCGCCCAGGTCGCCAATCTCAGCGCCAACGAAGGCCTGCCATGGTTTCTCGGCTTCCTGGGCGCGGTATCGCTGGGTCTGGCGATCCTGAACCTGCTGCCCATCCCGATCTTGGACGGGGGTCATATCCTGTATTACCTTATCGAACTGATCAAAGGCAGTCCGATCAGCGATCGAATGCTGGTCGCCGGTCAATACGTGGGATTGGCGATGCTCTCCGGTCTGATCGGACTCGCCTTCTTCAACGATATTTCCGGCCTGTTCCGCTGAACCAAACCTATTCGGCACGGCGCGCACCAAGCATGTGCGCCGGCCTGCGCCCAACCCGCCCGAGCCAAACAAGGCCCGGGCAACGCTGCTGCGCCATTGCGCCGCAGTGGTCATTGACGGAGTGATGATGAAACGTATTGCTGCGCTGGTCCTGGTTGCTTCGCTGTGCGCGCAGAATGCCGCCGCCTTCGATGCCTTCGTGGTGTCGGACATCCGGCTGGAAGGCCTCACCCGCATTCCGGCCGGCACCGTGTTCAGCGCACTGCCCATTGAAAAAGGCGATCGCATCGACAGCAATCGGGCCTCGGCGGCCGTGCGTGCGCTGTTCAAGACCGGATTTTTCAACGATATCGAACTGACGCGACAGGGCGACATCCTGATCGTGAAATTGAGCGAGCGCCCGGCGATCTCGAAGATCGAAATCACCGGCAACAAGGACCTCAAGACCGAAGACCTGATGAAGGGCCTGAAGGAAATCGGCCTGACCGAAGGCGAGACCTTCAATCGTCTCGAACTCGATCGCCTGACCCAGGAACTGACCCGTCAGTACAACAATCGCGGCAAGTACAACGTCAGCATCAAGCCGGAAGTCGAGAATCTCGACCGCAACCGCGTGTCGATCAAGATCACGGTGAGCGAAGGCAAGGCGGCCAAGATCCGCCACCTCAACATCGTCGGCAACCGGGCTTTCAGCGATGACGAAATCGTCGAGGATTTCGAATCCGGTTCGTCCAACTGGCTGAGCTGGTACAAGCGCGACGACCAGTATTCGCGCGAGAAGCTCTCCGGCGACATGGAGAAACTGGCTTCCTACTATCAGGACCGCGGCTACGTCGATTTCGCGGTCGAATCGACCCAGGTCTCGATCAGTCCGGATCGCAAGGAACTGTTCGTCACCGCCAACGTGCGCGAGGGCGAGGTCTACACCCTCACCGACATCAAGCTCGCCGGCGACCTGGTGGTGAAGGAAGACGTGCTGCGCAAGTTCATCTCGGCCAAGCCCGGTGAGACCTATTCGCGCGGCAAGCTCGAACGGGCCGCGGAATCGATGACCCGGGTGCTGTCGAACATCGGTTACGCCTTCGCGGAAGTGACGCCGTCACCCACGGTCGACCGCGAGAAACGCGAGGTCGCGGTCACCCTGTACGTGAACCCGGGCAAGCGCGCCTACGTGCGTCGCATCAA
It contains:
- a CDS encoding 1-deoxy-D-xylulose-5-phosphate reductoisomerase, translated to MKQVAVLGATGSIGASTLDVIARHPARFRAAALSAHRDCAALAELCARFAPDVAVIADASLQDELAAALRTRGLRTEALAGANALDAIAADERFDTVVAAIVGAAGLASTLAAARAGKRLLLANKESVVMSGELLVATAARHGASLIPLDSEHNAIFQCLPHDYARDPDANGIVRLILTASGGPFRGWSRERLREVTPDQACAHPRWKMGRKISVDSATLMNKGLEVIEAQRLFGVAAERIEVLVHPQSIVHSLVEYADGSQIAQLGSPDMRTPIANALAWPARIDAGVTRLDLAAAASLEFEAPDLVAFPCLAQAFGALRAGGAAPIVLNAANEVAVAAFLAGRIGFLDIERVIDSGLQRSVNASVDTLEAIVAIDRDARREAERALQGCSA
- the rseP gene encoding RIP metalloprotease RseP, which encodes MTGFIGPLFWYVITIGLLVTFHEFGHFWVARRCGVKVHRFSVGFGKPLWTRIGRDGTEYVLAAIPLGGYVSMLDERAEDVAPEQAHAALNRKPVWQKIAVAAAGPVANVLFALLVYWAMFIVGKPDFQPILGQVSGLSAEAGLRPGMRVTAVDGTPVDAWSEVGMALFEGALYRRDVVVAVTAAGAEDSLHTIRLSSIDKSVPDEQLGNRLGLQRVQPALVGQVIAGAAGADAGLRSGDLILSVDGESVSDFDALRDTLQRQAQDGEVVLLVERDGERLRLLARPDPIVEDGKPAFRLGIGAGFRHDHVRRFGPLAAMPAAMSEAWTVTTKSLQFLKDMLLGALSTKHLSGPITIAQVANLSANEGLPWFLGFLGAVSLGLAILNLLPIPILDGGHILYYLIELIKGSPISDRMLVAGQYVGLAMLSGLIGLAFFNDISGLFR